In Arthrobacter ramosus, one DNA window encodes the following:
- the ggt gene encoding gamma-glutamyltransferase codes for MSHRKLRLATMTAVLALSVTSGVVANPAFADPRQTEKTATATGYGGAVSTVDPEASAAAIEVLRKGGNAADAAVAAAATLGVTEPYSAGIGGGGYFVFYNAKTGKIGTIDGRETAPAAMPHDAFIDPATGKPYNFTPELVTSGVSVGVPGTAATWERALERWGTLSLGDALQPAIKVATRGFVVDPTFRQQTLDNKLRFAAFSSTSKLYLPGGDAPAVGSIFQNHDLAATYRLLAKQGTQAFYSGPLAAEIAATVQAPPKTATTTLPIPVGHMTTADLAAYEPLDQAPTHVDYRGLDVYGMAPSSSGGTTVGEALNILDTVNLSEMSKPAALHHYLEASALAFADRGKYVGDPAFVDVPTAALTDPLFGKERACKIDPLHAATKPVAPGDVSTYDGACPVSAAALADGKDTENISTTNMTVADQWGNVVEYTLTIEQTGGSGIVVPGRGFLLNNEMTDFSAVYSASDPNRIDPGKRPRSSMSPTIILKDGKPFLALGSPGGSTIITTVLQTILNRVDLGMSISDAIAAPRASQRNTATVTAEPEFITAYGSQLTPYGHRFTPSGDAFTSAAEIGAATAIEFRPNGRMIAAAEPVRRGGGSAMVLKPSP; via the coding sequence ATGTCACATCGCAAACTTCGACTGGCCACCATGACGGCAGTACTCGCGCTGAGCGTGACGAGCGGCGTCGTCGCCAACCCCGCCTTTGCCGATCCGCGCCAGACTGAAAAGACCGCCACCGCCACCGGATACGGCGGCGCAGTCAGCACCGTCGACCCTGAAGCATCCGCTGCCGCCATCGAGGTCCTCCGCAAGGGCGGCAACGCAGCCGACGCCGCCGTCGCGGCCGCCGCGACGCTGGGCGTGACCGAACCGTACAGTGCCGGGATCGGTGGTGGCGGCTACTTCGTGTTCTACAACGCGAAGACCGGCAAGATCGGCACCATCGACGGGCGCGAGACCGCCCCGGCGGCGATGCCGCATGACGCGTTCATCGATCCCGCCACGGGGAAGCCGTACAACTTCACCCCCGAACTCGTCACCAGCGGGGTCTCTGTAGGCGTCCCCGGCACGGCGGCCACCTGGGAGCGCGCACTGGAACGCTGGGGTACGTTGAGCCTTGGCGACGCCCTCCAGCCTGCCATCAAGGTCGCGACCCGCGGCTTCGTCGTCGACCCGACTTTCCGCCAACAGACACTCGACAACAAGCTCCGCTTCGCCGCGTTCAGCTCCACCAGCAAGCTGTACCTACCGGGAGGCGACGCACCCGCCGTCGGCAGCATCTTCCAGAACCACGACCTCGCCGCCACGTACCGGCTTCTCGCGAAGCAGGGCACCCAGGCCTTTTACAGCGGTCCGCTCGCAGCCGAAATCGCGGCAACTGTCCAGGCCCCGCCCAAGACCGCCACCACCACGCTGCCCATCCCCGTGGGGCACATGACCACAGCCGACCTCGCCGCGTACGAGCCCCTGGACCAAGCGCCCACCCACGTCGACTACCGCGGCCTCGACGTCTACGGCATGGCGCCGTCGAGCAGCGGGGGTACCACGGTAGGCGAGGCGCTGAACATCCTGGACACCGTCAACCTTTCGGAGATGTCCAAGCCAGCTGCCCTGCACCACTACCTCGAGGCGAGCGCGCTCGCCTTCGCCGACCGTGGAAAGTACGTGGGCGACCCTGCGTTCGTCGACGTTCCCACCGCCGCGCTCACTGACCCGCTGTTCGGCAAGGAGCGCGCCTGCAAGATCGACCCACTGCACGCGGCCACGAAGCCCGTCGCGCCGGGAGATGTGTCCACGTACGACGGCGCGTGCCCGGTTTCTGCGGCGGCACTCGCCGACGGGAAGGACACCGAAAACATCTCGACGACCAACATGACAGTCGCCGACCAGTGGGGGAACGTGGTCGAATACACGCTCACCATCGAGCAGACCGGCGGATCAGGCATCGTGGTGCCGGGACGCGGGTTCCTGCTCAACAACGAAATGACCGATTTCTCGGCCGTTTACAGCGCGAGCGACCCCAATCGAATCGATCCCGGCAAGCGCCCACGCTCTTCGATGTCCCCGACCATCATCCTCAAGGATGGCAAGCCGTTCCTCGCTCTCGGCTCGCCCGGCGGATCGACGATCATCACCACGGTGCTGCAGACCATCTTGAACAGGGTGGACCTGGGCATGAGCATTTCCGACGCGATCGCTGCACCGCGCGCCTCTCAACGGAACACGGCAACGGTCACGGCCGAACCGGAGTTCATCACGGCGTACGGGAGCCAACTCACACCATATGGCCACCGGTTCACGCCATCCGGCGACGCTTTCACTTCGGCGGCCGAGATCGGTGCCGCAACCGCGATCGAGTTCAGGCCGAACGGGCGCATGATCGCGGCCGCCGAGCCGGTCAGACGCGGCGGCGGCTCGGCGATGGTGCTGAAACCGTCGCCATGA
- the ligD gene encoding non-homologous end-joining DNA ligase, whose protein sequence is MATEAITLTVDGPNGSREMRISSPSRILWPELGLTKLDLAHYIADVGEAFLAANGDRPVSLQRFSDNIDGEQFFSKNPPKGTPDFVRSVKVIYPSARSHPQLVLDEPAAAVWAVQMNTVVFHPWPSRAENTDNPDQLRIDLDPQPGTDFDDAIPAALELKNVLAEAGLTTFIKTSGNRGLHVYAPIEPSHEFLDVRHAVIAAARELERRMPDKVSTAWWKEERGERVFVDFNQANRDRTIAGAYSPRALAHAPVSCPITWEELETADPKNFTILTVPGRLKSVGDPWGDMNSKAGKIDVLLQWWERDVGAGLGELPFPPDYPKMPGEPPRVQPSRARKHD, encoded by the coding sequence ATGGCTACCGAAGCAATCACCCTCACCGTTGATGGGCCGAACGGTTCCCGGGAAATGCGGATCTCCAGTCCCAGCCGGATTCTCTGGCCGGAGTTGGGCCTGACCAAGCTGGACCTCGCGCATTACATTGCTGATGTCGGGGAAGCATTCCTAGCGGCGAACGGTGACCGGCCGGTCTCGCTGCAGCGCTTTTCGGACAACATCGACGGAGAACAGTTCTTCTCCAAGAATCCGCCGAAAGGAACCCCGGACTTTGTCCGGTCGGTAAAGGTGATCTATCCGAGTGCGCGCTCGCATCCCCAATTGGTCCTCGACGAGCCGGCCGCGGCAGTGTGGGCCGTCCAGATGAATACGGTGGTCTTTCATCCTTGGCCGTCACGTGCCGAAAACACGGACAACCCCGACCAGTTGCGGATCGATCTGGACCCGCAGCCCGGAACAGATTTCGACGACGCGATTCCCGCCGCGCTTGAGCTGAAGAACGTACTTGCCGAGGCCGGGCTGACCACCTTTATCAAGACGTCAGGAAACCGGGGACTTCATGTCTACGCCCCGATTGAACCCTCGCATGAGTTCCTGGACGTCCGGCATGCCGTGATTGCCGCCGCACGGGAGCTCGAGCGGCGGATGCCGGACAAGGTCAGCACGGCTTGGTGGAAGGAAGAACGAGGCGAACGGGTGTTCGTGGACTTCAACCAGGCCAACCGCGACCGCACGATAGCCGGCGCCTACAGCCCGCGCGCGCTCGCTCATGCTCCGGTCTCATGTCCAATCACTTGGGAGGAACTGGAAACTGCCGACCCGAAGAACTTCACGATCCTCACCGTGCCCGGAAGGCTTAAATCCGTGGGGGACCCTTGGGGTGACATGAACTCCAAAGCAGGGAAAATTGACGTCCTGCTTCAATGGTGGGAACGCGACGTCGGCGCCGGGCTCGGGGAGTTGCCGTTCCCGCCGGACTACCCGAAGATGCCGGGCGAACCACCGCGTGTACAGCCAAGTCGAGCGCGCAAGCACGACTGA
- a CDS encoding YegP family protein — MAGIFEVFVDGESFFRFRLKSPDGVVIAVSTPFEDKPSVVAGIAAARECAGMGLVTDLCPAAGAREPASTVRPSAIPHGAGAQACDEPRKASDGFRTRAKELRRAATAPRWTGAA, encoded by the coding sequence GTGGCCGGCATATTTGAAGTGTTTGTTGACGGGGAGTCCTTTTTCAGGTTCCGCCTCAAATCACCTGACGGAGTCGTCATCGCTGTTTCGACGCCGTTCGAAGACAAGCCCTCGGTTGTCGCCGGCATCGCCGCTGCGCGGGAGTGCGCAGGCATGGGACTGGTCACCGACCTTTGCCCGGCTGCGGGCGCACGGGAACCGGCCTCGACCGTTCGTCCGAGCGCAATCCCCCACGGTGCAGGTGCCCAGGCATGCGACGAACCGCGCAAGGCGTCCGACGGATTCCGCACCCGCGCCAAGGAACTCCGGCGCGCGGCAACCGCGCCCAGATGGACCGGCGCGGCGTAA
- a CDS encoding transketolase, with translation MRPAPMQAEEADSIRALATQLRVDSIRCSTNAGSGHPTSSLSAADLMAVLLTRHLRYDWEHPALPNNDHLIFSKGHASPLLYSMYRAAGVVEEDELLNTYRQFGARLQGHPTPVLPWVDVATGSLGQGLPVAVGVSLAGRYLDKLPFHTWVLCGDSELAEGSIWEALDKAAYYKLGNLTAVVDVNRLGQDGPTELQWDMDAYARRVEAFGARALVIDGHDLGQIDDALSRARSEPDRPTVILAKTIKGKGVPEIEDQNGWHGKALPADMAEKAIAALGGPSSVHVTTRPPESGTPAITPDAHVAVTLPDWKVGDKVATRAAFGAAVSALADRPEVVVLDGEVGNSTHAGEFKEVAPGRYFEIFIAEQQLVAAAIGLSVRGYVAFASSFAAFLVSRPFDFIRMAGVSEVNIRLVGTHAGVEIGQDGPSQMALEDIAAMRAVHSSTVLYPSDAPSTAQLVSAMADTPGISYLRATRGAYPVIYGPDEQFPLGGSKVHGASADDQVALIGAGITLHECLAAAEQLAQSGIKARVVDLYSIKPIDVDTLRRTCLETDGRIVVAEDHYAQGGIGSAVLEALASANTPKLHLALLAVRELPGSGEPKDLLNAAGISARHIAAAARDLVMD, from the coding sequence ATGCGGCCTGCACCGATGCAAGCCGAAGAAGCGGATTCCATCCGGGCACTGGCGACGCAATTGCGTGTTGATTCCATCAGGTGCAGCACCAACGCCGGCTCGGGTCATCCGACGTCGTCGTTGTCGGCCGCGGATCTCATGGCGGTCCTCCTGACGCGGCACCTTCGCTATGACTGGGAACATCCGGCCTTGCCGAACAACGACCACCTCATTTTCTCCAAGGGACATGCTTCACCGCTTCTGTACTCCATGTATCGGGCCGCGGGCGTCGTCGAGGAAGATGAGCTGCTAAACACCTACCGTCAGTTCGGTGCCCGGCTTCAGGGCCACCCGACCCCGGTTCTCCCTTGGGTCGATGTGGCTACCGGCTCGCTGGGACAGGGGTTGCCGGTTGCCGTCGGGGTAAGCCTCGCAGGGCGTTACCTGGACAAGCTGCCCTTCCATACCTGGGTGTTGTGCGGAGACAGCGAGCTAGCTGAAGGGTCCATCTGGGAGGCCCTCGACAAGGCGGCCTACTACAAGCTCGGCAACCTCACCGCCGTCGTGGACGTCAACCGGCTTGGCCAGGACGGCCCTACCGAACTTCAGTGGGATATGGACGCCTACGCCAGGCGGGTTGAGGCTTTCGGGGCCCGGGCCCTCGTCATCGACGGACATGACCTTGGCCAGATCGACGACGCCCTGAGCCGGGCCCGGAGCGAACCTGATAGGCCGACGGTCATTCTGGCCAAGACGATCAAGGGCAAAGGGGTACCTGAGATCGAAGACCAGAACGGCTGGCACGGCAAAGCGCTCCCGGCGGACATGGCCGAGAAAGCCATAGCAGCCCTTGGAGGGCCAAGCAGCGTCCACGTGACCACCCGTCCCCCGGAGTCCGGCACCCCGGCAATCACGCCGGACGCTCACGTTGCCGTCACACTTCCGGATTGGAAGGTTGGCGACAAGGTGGCGACCAGGGCCGCCTTTGGCGCCGCCGTGTCCGCCCTTGCGGACCGCCCCGAAGTGGTGGTCCTGGACGGTGAAGTTGGGAATTCGACCCACGCCGGGGAATTCAAGGAGGTGGCCCCTGGGCGGTATTTCGAAATTTTCATTGCCGAGCAGCAACTCGTCGCCGCCGCCATCGGCCTCTCGGTCCGCGGCTACGTGGCCTTCGCCTCAAGTTTCGCGGCTTTCCTGGTTTCGCGGCCATTCGACTTTATCCGCATGGCGGGAGTCTCAGAAGTGAATATCCGGCTCGTTGGCACGCATGCGGGTGTTGAAATCGGGCAGGATGGTCCTTCGCAAATGGCCTTGGAAGACATTGCCGCTATGCGGGCGGTGCACAGTTCCACGGTGCTCTATCCGTCCGACGCCCCGTCCACAGCGCAGCTTGTGAGCGCCATGGCAGACACGCCCGGAATCTCCTATCTGCGGGCCACCCGCGGAGCCTATCCCGTGATTTACGGGCCGGACGAACAGTTCCCCCTTGGCGGAAGCAAGGTCCACGGAGCCAGCGCCGATGACCAAGTGGCGCTTATCGGCGCGGGAATCACACTCCACGAATGCCTCGCAGCCGCCGAGCAACTGGCGCAGTCGGGAATCAAAGCCCGTGTCGTCGACCTCTATTCCATCAAGCCGATCGACGTCGATACCCTGCGCCGGACGTGCCTCGAAACCGATGGCCGGATTGTTGTCGCAGAAGACCACTACGCACAAGGCGGCATCGGCTCGGCCGTCCTCGAAGCCCTCGCGAGTGCCAACACTCCGAAACTCCATCTGGCACTGCTTGCCGTAAGGGAACTGCCGGGTTCCGGCGAACCCAAGGACTTGCTCAACGCCGCAGGTATTTCCGCACGCCACATTGCCGCCGCCGCGCGCGACTTGGTGATGGACTGA